In Clupea harengus chromosome 1, Ch_v2.0.2, whole genome shotgun sequence, one DNA window encodes the following:
- the nme3 gene encoding nucleoside diphosphate kinase 3 isoform X1 → MGSKRSPADYHCPENLGTKQARIEEDGWSGVNERTFIALKPDGVQRKLVGEIIGRFERKGFRLVALKLLQASEDQLREHYWDLRNKPFYNGLVKYMSSGPIIAMVWQGLDVVKTARKMLGETNPADSMPGTIRGDFCVEVGRNVIHGSDSVESAQREISLWFRQQELVCWEDNSNHWIYE, encoded by the exons ATGGGATCCAAACGATCACCCGCAGACTACCATTGTCCTGAGAATTTGGGGACAAAACAAGCACGAATTGAGGAAGACG GATGGAGCGGGGTGAACGAGCGGACTTTCATCGCCCTCAAACCAGATGGTGTGCAAAGGAAGCTGGTGGGTGAGATCATTGGCCGCTTTGAGAGGAAGGGCTTCAGGCTGGTAGCTCTTAAACTCCTGCAG GCCTCTGAGGATCAGCTGAGGGAGCACTACTGGGACCTGAGAAACAAGCCCTTCTACAACGGCCTGGTCAAGTACATGAGCTCTGGACCAATCATAGCTATG GTGTGGCAAGGCCTCGATGTAGTTAAGACTGCTCGCAAGATGCTGGGAGAAACCAACCCTGCTGACTCCATGCCAGGAACTATCCGAGGGGACTTTTGTGTTGAAGTGGGCAG GAATGTGATCCATGGCAGTGACTCTGTTGAGAgcgcacagagagagatttcCCTGTGGTTTCGCCAGCAAGAGCTGGTGTGCTGGGAGGATAACAGCAATCACTGGATCTACgagtaa
- the nme3 gene encoding nucleoside diphosphate kinase 3 isoform X2: MICLFLTIFANIFQTGWSGVNERTFIALKPDGVQRKLVGEIIGRFERKGFRLVALKLLQASEDQLREHYWDLRNKPFYNGLVKYMSSGPIIAMVWQGLDVVKTARKMLGETNPADSMPGTIRGDFCVEVGRNVIHGSDSVESAQREISLWFRQQELVCWEDNSNHWIYE, encoded by the exons ATGATTTGCCTCTTCTTAACCATCTTCGCGAACATCTTCCAGACAG GATGGAGCGGGGTGAACGAGCGGACTTTCATCGCCCTCAAACCAGATGGTGTGCAAAGGAAGCTGGTGGGTGAGATCATTGGCCGCTTTGAGAGGAAGGGCTTCAGGCTGGTAGCTCTTAAACTCCTGCAG GCCTCTGAGGATCAGCTGAGGGAGCACTACTGGGACCTGAGAAACAAGCCCTTCTACAACGGCCTGGTCAAGTACATGAGCTCTGGACCAATCATAGCTATG GTGTGGCAAGGCCTCGATGTAGTTAAGACTGCTCGCAAGATGCTGGGAGAAACCAACCCTGCTGACTCCATGCCAGGAACTATCCGAGGGGACTTTTGTGTTGAAGTGGGCAG GAATGTGATCCATGGCAGTGACTCTGTTGAGAgcgcacagagagagatttcCCTGTGGTTTCGCCAGCAAGAGCTGGTGTGCTGGGAGGATAACAGCAATCACTGGATCTACgagtaa
- the mrps34 gene encoding 28S ribosomal protein S34, mitochondrial isoform X2: MGSLAGLNQLDYLTDYHGQLAFIYTGRIGYHFGSHWTYGYRTSATFGAFCGNMVKKKRVRLIAEMARKIRAYRELKNRPTESQRYALDYETMTRPFTGKTLPVLAWEDVRRESRLFTLLASMRMFGVGRIFTRKSWLEEHIEPCYWKITKVKVDYTAEDMDHGKAWGVMTFKGKQEDKEREVENAMHHDWRLLPKHEEADFTRFEPVPEPPIRYVIYPPLLRAMILAQKGLSTTEEPMLPLRRDILLSKEYFRNQDQERQRQRQAGEGTPV, translated from the exons ATGGGGTCACTAGCTGGACTAAATCAATTAGATTACTTGACAGACTACCACGGGCAGCTTGCTTTTATCTACACTGGCAGAATCGGGTATCATTTCGGTAGTCACTGGACTTACGGTTATAGGACTTCTGCTACCTTTGGTGCATTCTGTGG CAACATGGTGAAGAAAAAGCGCGTCCGTCTGATCGCGGAGATGGCACGGAAGATTCGTGCCTACCGTGAACTGAAGAATCGGCCAACTGAGTCTCAGCGGTATGCCCTTGACTATGAGACGATGACTCGTCCATTCACTGGTAAAACATTGCCGGTTCTCGCGTGGGAAGACGTACGGCGTGAAAGTCGGCTGTTTACCTTACTGGCCAGTATGCGGATGTTCGGTGTGGGGAGAATTTTCACACGAAAATCGTGGCTCGAGGAGCATATTGAGCCTTGCTATTGGAAGATCACGAAGGTGAAAGTGGATTACACGGCagag GATATGGATCATGGAAAAGCCTGGGGAGTCATGACTTTCAAAG GCAAACAAGAGGATAAGGAGCGCGAGGTTGAGAATGCCATGCATCACGACTGGCGGTTACTACCCAAACACGAGGAGGCCGACTTCACACGGTTTGAGCCCGTCCCAGAACCCCCTATACGTTATGTCATCTACCCACCCCTCCTGCGTGCTATGATCCTGGCCCAGAAGGGTCTCTCAACAACAGAGGAACCCATGCTGCCTCTGAGACGAGACATCCTGTTAAGCAAAGAGTACTTCCGGAACCAGGACCAAGagcgacagagacagagacaggcaggggAAGGCACACCAGTCTGA
- the mrps34 gene encoding 28S ribosomal protein S34, mitochondrial isoform X3 has protein sequence MVKKKRVRLIAEMARKIRAYRELKNRPTESQRYALDYETMTRPFTGKTLPVLAWEDVRRESRLFTLLASMRMFGVGRIFTRKSWLEEHIEPCYWKITKVKVDYTAEDMDHGKAWGVMTFKGKQEDKEREVENAMHHDWRLLPKHEEADFTRFEPVPEPPIRYVIYPPLLRAMILAQKGLSTTEEPMLPLRRDILLSKEYFRNQDQERQRQRQAGEGTPV, from the exons ATGGTGAAGAAAAAGCGCGTCCGTCTGATCGCGGAGATGGCACGGAAGATTCGTGCCTACCGTGAACTGAAGAATCGGCCAACTGAGTCTCAGCGGTATGCCCTTGACTATGAGACGATGACTCGTCCATTCACTGGTAAAACATTGCCGGTTCTCGCGTGGGAAGACGTACGGCGTGAAAGTCGGCTGTTTACCTTACTGGCCAGTATGCGGATGTTCGGTGTGGGGAGAATTTTCACACGAAAATCGTGGCTCGAGGAGCATATTGAGCCTTGCTATTGGAAGATCACGAAGGTGAAAGTGGATTACACGGCagag GATATGGATCATGGAAAAGCCTGGGGAGTCATGACTTTCAAAG GCAAACAAGAGGATAAGGAGCGCGAGGTTGAGAATGCCATGCATCACGACTGGCGGTTACTACCCAAACACGAGGAGGCCGACTTCACACGGTTTGAGCCCGTCCCAGAACCCCCTATACGTTATGTCATCTACCCACCCCTCCTGCGTGCTATGATCCTGGCCCAGAAGGGTCTCTCAACAACAGAGGAACCCATGCTGCCTCTGAGACGAGACATCCTGTTAAGCAAAGAGTACTTCCGGAACCAGGACCAAGagcgacagagacagagacaggcaggggAAGGCACACCAGTCTGA
- the mrps34 gene encoding 28S ribosomal protein S34, mitochondrial isoform X1, giving the protein MCVQILLKTEPIASVVCTRYELEGAPIVRNFRFVEVKLLYTDSLVHGLINSNMVKKKRVRLIAEMARKIRAYRELKNRPTESQRYALDYETMTRPFTGKTLPVLAWEDVRRESRLFTLLASMRMFGVGRIFTRKSWLEEHIEPCYWKITKVKVDYTAEDMDHGKAWGVMTFKGKQEDKEREVENAMHHDWRLLPKHEEADFTRFEPVPEPPIRYVIYPPLLRAMILAQKGLSTTEEPMLPLRRDILLSKEYFRNQDQERQRQRQAGEGTPV; this is encoded by the exons ATGTGTGTACAAATTTTGTTGAAAACGGAACCAATTGCATCTGTCGTTTGTACACGGTATGAATTAGAAGGCGCACCCATAGTCAGGAATTTCCGCTTTGTTGAGGTCAAGTTATTATACACAGATTCGCTGGTCCACGGTTTGATAAACAG CAACATGGTGAAGAAAAAGCGCGTCCGTCTGATCGCGGAGATGGCACGGAAGATTCGTGCCTACCGTGAACTGAAGAATCGGCCAACTGAGTCTCAGCGGTATGCCCTTGACTATGAGACGATGACTCGTCCATTCACTGGTAAAACATTGCCGGTTCTCGCGTGGGAAGACGTACGGCGTGAAAGTCGGCTGTTTACCTTACTGGCCAGTATGCGGATGTTCGGTGTGGGGAGAATTTTCACACGAAAATCGTGGCTCGAGGAGCATATTGAGCCTTGCTATTGGAAGATCACGAAGGTGAAAGTGGATTACACGGCagag GATATGGATCATGGAAAAGCCTGGGGAGTCATGACTTTCAAAG GCAAACAAGAGGATAAGGAGCGCGAGGTTGAGAATGCCATGCATCACGACTGGCGGTTACTACCCAAACACGAGGAGGCCGACTTCACACGGTTTGAGCCCGTCCCAGAACCCCCTATACGTTATGTCATCTACCCACCCCTCCTGCGTGCTATGATCCTGGCCCAGAAGGGTCTCTCAACAACAGAGGAACCCATGCTGCCTCTGAGACGAGACATCCTGTTAAGCAAAGAGTACTTCCGGAACCAGGACCAAGagcgacagagacagagacaggcaggggAAGGCACACCAGTCTGA
- the spsb3a gene encoding SPRY domain-containing SOCS box protein 3a, with amino-acid sequence MSRRSRNSRAWRYVWSGIRRDADARALIQASETEYSDSDSEVEFPAAVPPVPSAVPVTGESYCSCDSQIEASCNPRLRGFTHIHDCHCGEDDQDFDWVWDDDSRSAATLLSCENRKVSFHSEYSCGTAAIRGSRELTDGQHFWEIKMTSPVYGTDMMVGIGTSDVNLDKYRHTFCSLLGKDEESWGLSYTGLLHHKGDKISFSSRFGQGSILGVHLDTWHGTLTFFKNRKCIGVAATELQNKQVFPMACSTAAKSSMKLIRSVSAPTSLQYLCCARLRKLLPSGTDALGVLPLPPGLRQLLHSKLGWVLTLDHTQNHTQSHGHTHTPPGPSSSSDSEGCTSDPEACQRKRCRWT; translated from the exons ATGTCAAGAAGAAGCAGGAATAGTCGGGCGTGGCGTTACGTTTGGAGTGGTATTCGGCGAGATGCAGACGCAAGAGCTCTTATTCAGGCCTCGgagactgag TACAGTGACTCGGACTCTGAAGTGGAGTTTCCTGCAGCAGTGCCCCCTGTACCAAGTGCTGTCCCTGTGACTGGCGAGTCCTACTGTAGCTGTGACTCTCAAATTGAGGCCAGCTGCAATCCCCGCCTGCGTGgcttcacacatatacacgacTGCCACTGTGGAGAGGATGACCAGG ATTTTGATTGGGTGTGGGACGATGATAGCCGGTCAGCAGCGACACTGCTGAGCTGTGAAAACAGGAAGGTGAGCTTCCACTCAGAGTACAGCTGTGGCACAGCCGCCATCAGAGGCTCCAGAGAGCTCACCGACGGACAACACTTCTGGGAGATCAAGATGACATCACCTGTCTACGGGACTGACATG ATGGTGGGGATTGGAACTTCTGATGTGAACCTGgataaatacagacacacattctgcaGCCTATTGGGCAAGGATGAGGAGAGCTGGGGGTTATCATACACAG gcctGCTGCATCATAAAGGAGACAAGATCAGCTTTTCATCACGCTTCGGCCAAGGCTCCATCCTTGGAGTGCACTTGGACACCTGGCATGGCACACTCACATTCTTCAAGAACCGAAAATGTATAG GTGTGGCGGCAACCGAGTTGCAGAACAAGCAGGTGTTCCCCATGGCGTGCAGCACCGCAGCCAAGAGCAGCATGAAGCTCATCCGCTCTGTGTCTGCGCCCACTTCCCTGCAGTACCTGTGCTGTGCGCGCCTGCGCAAGCTCCTCCCGTCCGGGACTGACGCCCTGGGGGTGCTGCCCCTGCCCCCGGGCCTCCGTCAGCTGCTTCACTCCAAACTGGGCTGGGTCCTCACCCTGGACCACACGCAGAACCACACGCAGTctcacggccacacacacacgcctcccgGGCCGTCCTCCAGCAGCGACTCAGAGGGCTGCACCTCTGACCCCGAGGCCTGCCAAAGGAAGCGCTGTCGTTGGACctga
- the atp6v0ca gene encoding ATPase H+ transporting V0 subunit ca, producing MSESPEYSPFFAVMGASAAMVFSALGAAYGTAKSGTGIAAMSVMRPELIMKSIIPVVMAGIIAIYGLVVAVLIANNISEKITLFKSFLHLGAGLSVGLSGLAAGFAIGIVGDAGVRGTAQQPRLFVGMILILIFAEVLGLYGLIVALILSTK from the exons ATGTCCGAAAGCCCAGAATATTCCCCGTTCTTTGCAGTGATGGGAGCATCCGCCGCAATGGTCTTCAGCG CTCTGGGTGCTGCGTATGGCACAGCAAAGAGTGGCACAGGTATTGCTGCAATGTCTGTGATGAGGCCGGAGCTGATCATGAAGTCCATCATCCCAGTGGTCATGGCTGGTATCATAGCCATCTACGGGCTGGTGGTGGCTGTGCTCATCGCCAACAACATCTCGGAAAAAATCACACTCTTCAA GAGTTTCCTGCACTTGGGTGCTGGCTTGAGCGTGGGTCTGAGTGGCTTGGCGGCTGGCTTTGCGATTGGCATCGTGGGTGACGCTGGCGTGAGAGGCACTGCCCAGCAGCCTCGGCTCTTTGTCGGCATGATCCTCATCCTCATTTTTGCTGAGGTGCTGGGGCTGTACGGCTTGATTGTTGCTCTCATCCTCTCCACCAAGTAA
- the lasp1 gene encoding LIM and SH3 domain protein 1 → MNPLCGRCNKVVYPTEKVNCLDKYWHKGCFSCEVCKMTLNMKNYKGFEKKPYCNAHYPKTSFTSVADTPENLRLKQQSKMQSQVQYKEEFEKSKGKGFSVVTDTPEMQRLKKTQDQISNIKYHEDFEKSRGGGGGGGGGEAPPHQLPPQQNTTSAHQPPAATQNYHYEPEPEPAPMPVRQAAAAPPPSAGKRYRAVYDYAASDTDEVSFQDGDVIMDVQQIDEGWMYGRVERTGAVGMLPANYVEAI, encoded by the exons ATGAATCCGTTGTGTGGCAGATGTAACAAAGTCGTGTACCCCACGGAAAAAGTGAATTGCCTGGACAAG tacTGGCATAAAGGATGCTTCAGTTGCGAGGTCTGCAAAATGACTCTCAACATGAAGAACTACAAAGGCTTCGAAAAGAAACCCTACTGTAATGC ACACTATCCCAAGACGTCGTTCACCAGTGTCGCTGACACTCCTGAGAACCTTCGTTTGAAACAACAGAGCAAAATGCAGAGTCAG GTGCAGTACaaagaggagtttgagaagaGCAAAGGGAAGGGGTTCAGTGTTGTGACTGACACACCAGAGATGCAGAGACTCAAGAAAACACAGGACCAGATCAGCAac ATCAAGTATCATGAAGACTTTGAGAAGAgccgaggaggtggaggaggaggaggaggaggagaggcaccACCGCACCAACTCCCACCTCAGCAAAACACTACCTCAG CACACCAACCTCCTGCAGCCACTCAGAACTACCACTacgagcctgagcctgagcctgcgCCAATGCCAGTGCGCCAGGCTGCTGCCGCTCCTCCACCCAGTGCCGGG AAGCGGTACCGGGCTGTGTACGACTACGCGGCGTCTGACACTGACGAAGTGTCCTTCCAGGACGGTGACGTGATCATGGACGTGCAGCAGATCGACGAGGGCTGGATGTACGGCCGAGTGGAGCGCACCGGTGCGGTCGGCATGCTGCCCGCTAACTACGTGGAGGccatctga